The following proteins are encoded in a genomic region of Tenacibaculum sp. 190524A05c:
- a CDS encoding TonB-dependent receptor: MSTVQGKIVNKFNDPIEGVAISYLDKGTTTDKDGNYSFQIPIRKTVKVTFSHVSYKTILKKFTTRGARTINFSPTLTIKTEELEEVIVKNRKKEAQGITKIDTKKVETVVGPNAGVEAVLMTLPGVSNNNELSTQYNVRGGNFDENLVYVNGIEVYRPFLIRSGQQEGLSFINSHMIQNIDFSAGGFQAKYGDKLSSVLDITYRKPTESSTQVDLSFLGASVTTEGLLFNDKLSAILGVRYRDNSLFVNDKQTEVNFRPSFTDIQTFLSYELSSKVSLNFLGNFSLNNYDYKPLSRRTRFGTIANPLELIVFYQGQEVDRFQTFFGAFSMDYKVNENLELTGIVSSFNTQEEEYFDIAAQYNLGQVNTNLGSENFGEVEFAQGIGSQLNHARNDLDALIVNAQVRATLKDGNNEWRAGAKYQRENIKDRIREWEIIDSVGFSVRPPHHNIGNNQPYTPFTGPIEPFQNVRAQNTVDIDRFSGFLQFSRKTTWGDHDVWFNAGVRGQYWNVNPVGGTSKSHMIFSPRAQFAIKPDWNSDMLFRLSGGYYSQPPFYRELRGFDGQISADVKAQKSIHAVLGNDYSFTMWNRPFKLTTELYYKDLSDVNAYSIDNVRIRYRADNVTDAYAYGLDVRLNGEFVPGSDSWISFGYLKTEENIDNRGYIARPTDQRIKLGLLFQDYVPNLPDLKAYLNLVYNTGVPGGAPAYADVYEFQNRLGDYRRADVGVSYIFIDNNKTTSNKFLNNFEELSAGLELFNIFDIRNSITNTWVRDVYSKQQFAIPNFMTGRVLNFKLRMKF, from the coding sequence ATGTCAACAGTTCAAGGAAAAATAGTAAATAAATTTAACGACCCTATTGAAGGTGTAGCTATTAGTTATTTAGATAAAGGAACAACTACTGATAAAGACGGAAATTATTCTTTTCAAATTCCGATTAGAAAAACAGTAAAAGTTACCTTTTCTCATGTTTCGTATAAAACAATTTTAAAAAAGTTTACTACTCGAGGTGCTAGAACAATCAACTTCTCTCCTACGCTAACTATTAAAACAGAGGAATTAGAAGAAGTAATTGTTAAAAACAGAAAAAAAGAAGCTCAAGGAATAACGAAAATAGATACAAAAAAGGTTGAAACTGTAGTTGGACCAAATGCAGGAGTTGAAGCTGTTTTAATGACACTTCCTGGTGTGAGTAACAACAATGAACTAAGTACACAATATAACGTAAGAGGTGGTAATTTCGATGAAAACCTTGTTTATGTAAATGGAATTGAAGTTTATCGTCCGTTTTTAATTCGTTCAGGTCAGCAAGAAGGATTAAGTTTTATTAATTCTCACATGATTCAAAACATTGATTTCTCTGCTGGTGGTTTTCAAGCTAAATATGGAGATAAATTATCATCTGTTTTAGATATTACCTATAGAAAACCAACGGAAAGCAGTACTCAAGTGGATTTGAGTTTTCTGGGAGCAAGTGTTACAACGGAAGGATTATTATTTAACGACAAATTAAGTGCAATACTAGGTGTAAGATATAGAGACAATAGCTTATTTGTAAATGACAAGCAAACTGAAGTCAACTTTAGACCAAGTTTTACTGATATTCAAACATTTTTATCTTATGAGCTTTCTTCTAAGGTTAGTTTAAATTTCTTAGGAAACTTCTCTCTTAACAACTACGATTATAAACCATTATCTCGAAGAACACGTTTTGGAACTATAGCTAATCCATTAGAACTTATTGTGTTCTATCAAGGTCAGGAAGTAGATCGTTTCCAAACATTCTTTGGAGCTTTCTCTATGGATTATAAAGTGAATGAAAATCTAGAATTAACTGGAATAGTTTCTTCATTTAATACTCAAGAGGAAGAATATTTTGATATCGCTGCTCAATACAATTTGGGTCAAGTAAACACTAATCTAGGCTCTGAAAATTTTGGTGAAGTTGAATTTGCTCAAGGGATTGGTTCTCAATTGAATCATGCTAGAAATGATTTAGACGCTTTGATCGTTAATGCGCAAGTAAGAGCAACTTTAAAAGATGGAAATAATGAATGGAGAGCTGGTGCTAAATATCAAAGAGAAAATATTAAAGATAGAATCCGTGAATGGGAAATTATAGATAGTGTTGGTTTTTCAGTAAGACCTCCACATCATAATATCGGAAATAATCAACCATACACACCTTTTACGGGACCAATTGAACCATTTCAAAATGTTCGTGCTCAAAATACCGTTGATATTGATCGCTTTTCTGGATTTTTACAATTCAGTAGAAAAACTACTTGGGGAGATCATGATGTTTGGTTTAACGCCGGTGTCCGAGGACAATATTGGAATGTAAATCCTGTCGGAGGAACATCTAAAAGTCATATGATATTTAGTCCGAGAGCACAGTTCGCAATAAAACCAGATTGGAATAGCGATATGCTATTTAGATTATCAGGAGGATATTATTCTCAACCTCCTTTTTACAGGGAATTAAGAGGTTTTGATGGTCAAATTTCAGCTGATGTTAAAGCTCAAAAATCTATTCATGCTGTTTTAGGGAATGATTATAGTTTCACGATGTGGAATAGACCTTTTAAACTAACAACCGAACTTTACTATAAAGATCTAAGTGATGTTAATGCTTACTCTATAGATAATGTTAGAATTCGATATAGAGCAGATAATGTTACAGATGCTTACGCATATGGATTAGACGTGAGATTAAACGGAGAATTTGTTCCTGGTAGCGATAGCTGGATAAGTTTTGGTTATTTAAAAACAGAAGAAAATATTGATAACAGAGGTTACATTGCTAGACCAACAGATCAAAGAATTAAACTTGGACTCCTTTTCCAAGATTACGTACCTAATCTTCCTGATTTAAAAGCATATTTGAATTTAGTATATAACACGGGAGTTCCTGGTGGAGCACCTGCTTATGCTGATGTTTACGAATTTCAAAATCGTTTAGGAGATTATCGACGAGCAGATGTTGGTGTTTCTTATATATTTATTGACAACAATAAAACTACCTCAAATAAGTTTCTAAATAACTTTGAAGAATTATCTGCAGGATTGGAGCTATTTAACATCTTCGATATCAGAAATTCAATTACCAATACTTGGGTAAGAGATGTTTATAGCAAACAACAATTTGCTATTCCAAACTTTATGACAGGAAGAGT
- a CDS encoding M23 family metallopeptidase, with amino-acid sequence MKYYFSLFLFFIFGVSVAQKKYPKNYFSAPMDIPVVVAGTFGELRSNHFHSGIDLKTQKREGIPIKATADGFVSRIKIRQYGYGKALYIDHPNGYTTVYAHLQKFSPKIQAYVKSIQYKKEKNNIGNLFPKPEQFKVKKGEIIAYSGNTGSSSGPHLHYEIRDTKTENIINPMVFGLRAKDTKKPIIKGLKVFSLDNSSRINNSNNNLIVPIKELENGNFVANRITANGNIGLGIYVYDHQDAAMNKNGIYSLEMNVNGKRVYYHDVESFSFSESKYINLLIDYEHYSKYKKRYQKTHKVDQNKLSLYEDLINNGKILINSYQNYNVEIIAKDFDGNATAVRIPIKGVPANSMFSKKDTTNYKIVATNFQKFEKDSITIAFPKNSFYHNCFLDFSVEDGVAKVHEPTIPLDKKFTLTFNTSHLSDKEKKHVYIANVTKKKYPRYVTTKRRENKVFTNQKTLGSYTLLFDETSPELSLVNFEEGRWLTKNKTLKVKISDKESGINEYRATIDGNWVLMEYNHKKGILTYDFSDKKLVGSKHIFKLVVSDNVGNTETISTTFYRK; translated from the coding sequence TTGAAGTATTATTTCTCTCTTTTTTTATTCTTCATATTTGGAGTTTCTGTAGCTCAGAAGAAATACCCGAAAAACTATTTTTCTGCTCCAATGGATATTCCTGTTGTAGTTGCTGGAACGTTTGGTGAATTAAGAAGTAATCACTTTCATTCTGGTATAGACTTAAAAACTCAAAAAAGAGAGGGAATTCCTATTAAGGCCACTGCTGACGGATTTGTTTCTAGAATAAAAATAAGGCAATATGGTTATGGAAAAGCACTATACATTGATCATCCAAATGGTTATACCACAGTATATGCACATTTACAGAAATTCTCTCCTAAAATTCAAGCTTACGTAAAAAGTATTCAGTACAAAAAAGAAAAAAACAATATTGGTAATTTGTTTCCAAAACCAGAACAATTCAAGGTTAAAAAAGGTGAAATAATTGCTTATTCTGGTAATACAGGAAGTTCTTCTGGTCCACATTTGCATTACGAAATACGTGATACAAAAACAGAAAATATTATTAATCCAATGGTTTTTGGTTTACGAGCGAAAGACACTAAAAAACCAATCATAAAAGGATTGAAAGTTTTCTCTTTGGATAATAGTTCTCGAATAAATAATTCCAACAATAATTTGATCGTTCCAATCAAGGAATTAGAAAATGGAAATTTTGTAGCCAATCGAATTACAGCTAACGGAAATATTGGCCTCGGTATTTATGTTTATGATCACCAAGACGCTGCTATGAATAAAAACGGAATTTATAGTTTAGAGATGAACGTAAATGGAAAGCGAGTGTACTATCATGATGTTGAATCGTTTTCTTTTTCTGAAAGCAAATACATTAATCTTTTAATCGACTATGAACATTACAGTAAGTATAAAAAACGTTATCAGAAAACCCATAAAGTTGACCAAAACAAGCTAAGTCTGTACGAGGATTTAATTAATAATGGAAAGATTTTGATTAATTCTTATCAGAATTATAATGTTGAAATTATAGCCAAAGATTTTGATGGAAATGCAACTGCTGTTAGAATTCCAATTAAAGGAGTACCAGCAAACAGTATGTTTTCAAAAAAAGATACTACCAACTATAAAATTGTAGCAACCAATTTTCAAAAATTTGAAAAGGATAGTATTACTATTGCTTTTCCTAAAAATAGCTTTTATCACAATTGTTTTTTAGATTTTTCAGTAGAAGATGGAGTTGCTAAAGTTCATGAACCTACAATTCCTTTAGATAAAAAGTTTACGCTAACATTTAATACAAGTCATCTTTCAGACAAGGAAAAGAAACATGTATACATTGCAAATGTTACTAAAAAGAAATATCCAAGATATGTAACTACAAAAAGAAGAGAAAATAAGGTATTTACTAATCAGAAAACATTAGGAAGTTACACATTACTTTTTGATGAAACATCACCTGAATTATCTTTAGTTAATTTTGAAGAAGGAAGATGGTTAACCAAAAACAAAACTTTAAAAGTTAAAATTTCAGATAAAGAATCTGGGATTAACGAATACCGTGCTACAATTGATGGTAATTGGGTTCTAATGGAATACAATCACAAAAAGGGAATTTTAACCTACGATTTTTCTGATAAAAAATTGGTTGGTAGCAAACATATCTTTAAACTTGTAGTTTCTGATAATGTTGGAAATACTGAAACTATTTCTACTACGTTTTATCGTAAATAA
- a CDS encoding cell division protein ZapA — MEKLKVNVVIAGRTYPLIVNSELEEEGMRKAAKLINNLILNFEQNYAVADKQDVLAMCALQFASKLEINSLQTSKEATEVLNKVNELTHMLDDHLK; from the coding sequence ATGGAAAAATTAAAAGTTAATGTAGTCATAGCTGGAAGAACATACCCTTTGATAGTCAATAGTGAACTAGAAGAAGAAGGAATGAGAAAAGCGGCTAAACTTATTAACAACTTGATTTTAAATTTTGAACAAAATTATGCGGTGGCTGATAAACAAGATGTTTTAGCAATGTGTGCATTACAATTTGCATCTAAACTAGAAATTAATTCTTTGCAAACATCTAAAGAAGCTACAGAAGTGTTAAATAAAGTAAATGAGCTGACACATATGTTAGATGATCATTTAAAATAA